The following proteins are encoded in a genomic region of Mahella australiensis 50-1 BON:
- a CDS encoding type I restriction endonuclease subunit R: MSMYNIIASTDEATVVSEYTAEQSGRSGKYQTEAELEKEFIQQLVSQGYEYLTIHNEAGLINNLRKQLEMLNGFTFTDSEWENFFSEHIANINEGIVEKTRKIQDDYVQNLKREDGTTKNVYLIDKNNIHNNRLQVINQYEETGGKHKTRYDVTILVNGLPLVHVELKRRGVALREAFNQINRYQRDSFWESSGLFEYVQIFVISNGTHTKYYSNTTRDCHIKEQNRREYPGSKKTSNSFEFTSFWADANNKIIPDLMDFTKTFFVKHTLLNVLTKYCVFTSEDLLLVMRPYQIAAAERILSRIITSTNYKKMGTTQAGGYIWHTTGSGKTLTSFKTAQLASALPGIDKVLFVVDRKDLDYQTMKEYDRFEKGAANGNTSTKVLQRQLEDKDEKGNPHEYKIIVTTIQKLDMFIRKNKQHEIYKKQVVLIFDECHRSQFGEMYRAITKSFKNYHIFGFTGTPIFAVNSNPNGNPVLRTTEQAFGDRLHTYTIVDAINDGNVLPFMIDFINTIKVPGYTEDELPRTIDRENILANPQRISEIVSYVLEHFDQKTKRNSYYTFSAKWDEPDKKAPKQTIEKREIRQVAGFNSIFATASIPMAIKYYKEFKKQISEQNRNLIIATIFSYSANEAEPDGLLPDEDFSMENLDQSYRDFLEEAIQDYNKTFNTNYDTSPDKFQNYYKDISRRMKNREIDMLIVVNMFLTGFDATTLNTLWVDKNLRQHGLMQAFSRTNRILNSVKTYGNIVCFRDLRKETDQAIALFGNKDASSIVLLKTFNEYYNGYDDKGEHKPGYKELIQTLITKYPRGQRIIGETAQKDFIQLYGAILRLINILTCFDEFAGKEILSEKEFQDYQSDYIDLYQEYRKSAEGNKETINDDVVFEIELVKQIEVNIDYILKLVAKYQKTNCTDKTIRTTIDKAINSSIELRNKKDVINSFIDQVDASTEIDEEWYRFLQERKEADIKAIIEEEKLKPEEARRFINNAFRDGILKTTGTAIDRFMPPISRFSDDRTVRKQKIIKKLTDLFEKYSGLI, encoded by the coding sequence ATGAGCATGTATAACATCATTGCCAGTACTGACGAAGCAACGGTTGTATCTGAATACACAGCGGAACAGAGCGGCCGCTCAGGCAAGTATCAGACTGAAGCAGAGCTTGAAAAGGAATTCATCCAACAGTTGGTTTCGCAAGGGTATGAATATCTGACAATCCATAATGAGGCCGGTTTGATAAACAACCTGCGGAAACAGCTTGAAATGCTTAATGGCTTCACCTTTACTGACAGTGAATGGGAAAATTTTTTCTCAGAGCATATTGCAAATATCAACGAGGGGATTGTTGAAAAAACAAGGAAAATTCAGGACGACTATGTCCAGAATCTAAAACGTGAAGATGGCACAACAAAGAATGTTTATCTTATCGACAAAAATAATATCCATAACAATCGCTTGCAGGTTATCAATCAGTACGAAGAAACGGGCGGCAAACATAAAACACGCTACGATGTAACCATCCTCGTAAACGGCCTGCCGTTAGTTCATGTGGAGTTAAAACGGCGCGGTGTTGCTCTCCGTGAGGCATTTAACCAGATAAACAGATACCAGCGCGACAGTTTTTGGGAGTCATCGGGTTTATTTGAGTATGTGCAAATATTTGTGATATCTAATGGTACCCATACAAAGTATTACAGCAACACCACAAGGGATTGCCATATAAAAGAGCAAAACCGCCGTGAATATCCGGGAAGCAAAAAAACAAGCAACAGCTTTGAATTCACAAGCTTTTGGGCGGATGCAAATAACAAGATCATCCCCGATCTTATGGACTTTACTAAAACATTCTTTGTCAAACACACGCTTTTAAATGTCTTAACAAAGTACTGTGTTTTTACGTCTGAGGACTTATTGCTCGTAATGCGTCCTTATCAGATCGCTGCTGCGGAACGTATCTTATCACGCATTATAACATCAACCAACTACAAGAAAATGGGTACAACCCAAGCTGGTGGGTATATCTGGCATACGACAGGCTCCGGTAAGACATTAACCAGCTTTAAGACGGCTCAATTAGCATCTGCCTTACCCGGCATAGATAAGGTGCTGTTTGTTGTTGACCGTAAAGACCTGGATTATCAGACTATGAAAGAATACGACCGTTTTGAAAAGGGAGCTGCTAACGGTAATACGTCTACAAAGGTTCTCCAAAGGCAATTGGAAGACAAGGATGAAAAGGGAAACCCTCACGAATATAAAATCATTGTAACCACTATTCAAAAACTGGATATGTTCATCCGTAAGAACAAACAGCATGAAATTTATAAGAAACAGGTAGTGCTAATCTTTGATGAATGCCACCGTTCACAATTCGGGGAAATGTATCGGGCTATCACTAAAAGTTTTAAGAATTATCATATCTTTGGTTTTACGGGAACACCGATTTTTGCTGTAAACTCCAATCCGAACGGCAACCCGGTACTCCGTACAACCGAACAGGCTTTTGGCGACAGGTTGCATACTTACACTATTGTAGACGCCATTAATGACGGGAATGTTCTGCCGTTTATGATAGATTTTATAAACACCATTAAGGTGCCCGGTTATACGGAAGACGAACTGCCCCGTACCATCGACCGCGAGAACATATTAGCCAATCCGCAGCGGATCAGCGAGATTGTGTCTTATGTGCTCGAACATTTCGACCAAAAGACAAAGCGTAACAGTTATTATACCTTCTCTGCGAAATGGGATGAACCGGATAAAAAAGCCCCCAAACAGACAATAGAAAAACGCGAGATAAGGCAGGTTGCCGGATTTAACTCGATATTTGCCACTGCATCTATCCCGATGGCAATCAAGTATTATAAAGAGTTTAAGAAACAGATATCGGAACAGAACCGTAACCTGATCATCGCAACCATCTTCAGTTATAGCGCTAATGAAGCAGAACCGGACGGCCTGCTGCCTGACGAAGATTTCAGTATGGAAAACCTTGACCAAAGCTACAGGGATTTTCTTGAAGAGGCTATCCAGGATTATAACAAGACGTTTAACACCAATTATGATACTTCCCCGGACAAGTTCCAGAACTATTATAAAGACATTTCTCGTCGTATGAAGAACCGGGAGATTGACATGTTGATTGTTGTCAATATGTTCCTGACGGGCTTTGATGCCACAACCCTAAACACATTATGGGTAGACAAAAACCTCAGGCAGCATGGGCTTATGCAGGCGTTTTCGAGAACAAACCGTATTTTGAACAGTGTTAAGACCTATGGCAATATTGTCTGCTTCAGGGACTTGAGAAAAGAAACAGACCAAGCCATTGCGTTATTCGGCAATAAAGACGCAAGCAGTATTGTGCTGTTAAAAACATTCAACGAATATTATAACGGTTATGACGATAAAGGTGAGCATAAGCCGGGCTACAAAGAATTAATTCAGACTCTTATAACAAAGTATCCCCGTGGCCAACGGATTATTGGAGAAACGGCTCAAAAAGACTTTATACAGTTATATGGGGCAATCCTTCGGCTTATAAATATTCTGACTTGTTTCGACGAGTTTGCCGGGAAAGAGATTTTATCCGAGAAGGAATTTCAGGATTATCAAAGCGATTATATTGATCTGTATCAGGAATACAGGAAAAGTGCCGAAGGTAATAAAGAAACTATCAATGATGACGTAGTCTTTGAGATAGAGTTAGTTAAACAGATAGAGGTAAACATTGATTATATTCTTAAGCTTGTAGCCAAATACCAAAAAACCAACTGTACAGATAAAACCATTCGCACAACTATTGATAAAGCCATTAATTCCAGCATTGAACTCCGCAACAAGAAAGATGTTATTAACAGTTTTATTGATCAAGTTGATGCCTCAACCGAGATAGACGAGGAATGGTATAGATTTTTGCAGGAGCGTAAAGAAGCGGATATAAAGGCGATTATAGAAGAAGAAAAACTAAAGCCTGAAGAAGCCCGCCGGTTTATCAACAACGCTTTCCGGGATGGAATACTTAAAACAACCGGTACGGCTATTGACAGATTCATGCCTCCCATATCCCGTTTCAGCGATGACAGGACCGTGAGAAAACAAAAGATCATCAAGAAACTAACGGATTTGTTTGAGAAGTATTCGGGATTGATATAA
- a CDS encoding restriction endonuclease subunit S: MSKLDKLIAEYCPDGVEYRKLGDVATISRGGNFQKKDCVADGEVPCIHYGQIHTYYNLFVDKTISYISKETAKKQKFAETNDIVMAVTSENIDDVCKCIAWLGKGKIAVGGHTAIIHHLLNPKYLVYFLSSSLFYQQKVKLAHGTKVIEVTPDKLVDIIIPVPPLPVQQEIVRILDNFTELTTELTTDLTAELTARQKQYEYYRDKLLSFKEATA; encoded by the coding sequence ATGAGTAAGTTAGACAAACTGATTGCTGAATATTGCCCGGATGGTGTGGAATACAGGAAGCTTGGAGACGTTGCAACTATTTCGAGAGGTGGAAACTTCCAGAAAAAGGACTGTGTGGCAGATGGCGAAGTTCCTTGCATCCATTATGGTCAGATACACACTTACTATAACTTGTTTGTAGACAAAACCATAAGCTATATAAGCAAAGAAACAGCAAAGAAGCAGAAGTTTGCTGAAACAAATGATATTGTCATGGCGGTTACAAGTGAAAACATTGATGACGTATGCAAATGTATCGCATGGCTTGGGAAAGGGAAAATAGCAGTAGGTGGTCACACGGCCATTATTCATCATTTATTAAATCCTAAGTATCTTGTATATTTCTTATCTTCTTCGTTGTTCTATCAGCAAAAGGTTAAACTTGCACACGGAACAAAGGTGATAGAGGTTACACCGGATAAGCTTGTTGATATTATTATTCCCGTCCCTCCTCTGCCTGTACAGCAGGAAATTGTCCGCATATTAGACAACTTCACAGAGCTTACAACAGAGCTTACAACAGATCTTACAGCAGAGCTTACAGCACGGCAAAAACAGTATGAATATTACAGGGATAAGCTTTTATCTTTTAAGGAGGCAACCGCATGA
- a CDS encoding restriction endonuclease subunit S codes for MSKLEQLIEELCPDGVKYVSFAEVIDYEQPTKYIVSSTDYDNNYKIPVLTAGQSFILGYTDETDGLYRASKEKPVIIFDDFTTSLHWVDFEFKVKSSAIKILTPKNTNIAVFRYLYYAMSNTRYQPDFSKHERQWISRYSKFTIPVPPLPVQQEIVRILDNFTELTTELTTELTTELTARQKQYEYYRDKLLSFKKVAAGGQK; via the coding sequence ATGAGTAAGTTAGAACAACTAATTGAGGAGCTTTGCCCGGATGGAGTAAAATATGTATCTTTTGCCGAGGTTATCGACTACGAACAGCCGACCAAATACATCGTTAGTAGTACCGATTACGATAACAATTACAAGATACCCGTGTTAACGGCAGGACAGTCGTTTATCCTTGGCTATACAGACGAAACCGATGGCTTGTATCGTGCAAGTAAAGAAAAACCCGTGATAATCTTTGACGATTTCACAACATCGTTACATTGGGTTGATTTTGAGTTTAAAGTAAAGTCGTCAGCAATAAAAATATTGACACCTAAGAATACAAACATTGCCGTTTTCCGTTATCTTTACTACGCAATGAGCAACACTCGCTATCAACCAGACTTTTCAAAGCACGAACGGCAATGGATAAGCAGATATTCGAAGTTCACGATTCCCGTCCCTCCTCTGCCTGTACAGCAGGAAATTGTCCGCATATTAGACAACTTCACAGAGCTTACAACAGAGCTTACAACAGAGCTTACAACAGAGCTTACAGCACGGCAAAAACAGTATGAATATTACAGGGATAAACTTTTATCTTTCAAGAAGGTAGCGGCAGGTGGGCAAAAATGA
- a CDS encoding type I restriction-modification system subunit M has translation MEDNRKEQERAELHRTIWNIANNLRGSVDGWDFKQYVLGMLFYRYISENITAYINAGEWAAGRPEFNYAKISDAEAEKIREDLVEAKGFFILPSELFENVRARAKNDENLNETLERVFRNIEASAQGTESEPDFKGLFDDLDVNSNKLGSTVAKRNEKLAQLLDSIAEMKLGDYKDNTIDAFGDAYEYLMGMYASNAGKSGGEYYTPQEVSELLTRLTLVGKTEVNKVYDPACGSGSLLLKFAKILGKDNVRLGFFGQEINITTYNLCRINMFLHDIDYDKFNIALGDTLTDPKHRDNEPFEAIVSNPPYSISWKGDSDPILINDPRFAPAGVLAPKSKADLAFIMHCLAWLAANGTAAIVCFPGVMYRGGAEKKIRQYLIDNNYIDCIIQLPDNLFYGTSIATCIMVLKKSKRDNSTLFIDASKEFVKATNNNKLTQKNIETILNAFKDRKDIEYLAKLVPNSKIAEQDYNLSVSTYVEKEDTREKIDITALNAEIKRIVAREQVLRYEIDKIIAEIEVE, from the coding sequence ATGGAAGATAACAGAAAAGAGCAAGAACGTGCAGAATTACACCGTACCATATGGAATATAGCGAACAACCTGAGAGGGAGTGTAGACGGCTGGGATTTCAAGCAATATGTTCTTGGTATGCTGTTTTACCGCTACATATCAGAAAACATTACCGCCTACATTAATGCCGGCGAATGGGCCGCCGGCCGGCCGGAATTTAATTATGCAAAGATATCCGACGCAGAAGCAGAAAAGATACGGGAAGATCTAGTGGAGGCAAAAGGATTTTTTATCTTGCCCAGCGAGCTTTTCGAGAATGTCCGAGCGCGTGCGAAGAACGACGAAAACCTGAATGAAACACTGGAACGGGTCTTCCGCAATATAGAAGCATCCGCACAAGGAACAGAAAGCGAACCAGATTTCAAGGGCTTATTTGACGATCTTGATGTCAACAGCAATAAACTGGGCAGCACTGTGGCAAAGCGCAATGAAAAGCTGGCTCAGTTACTGGATTCTATTGCGGAAATGAAACTAGGTGATTATAAAGATAATACCATTGATGCTTTCGGCGATGCCTACGAATATTTGATGGGTATGTACGCGTCCAATGCGGGGAAAAGCGGTGGTGAATATTATACGCCGCAGGAGGTTTCTGAGCTGCTTACCCGCCTTACGCTGGTGGGTAAAACAGAAGTCAATAAAGTATATGACCCTGCTTGCGGTTCCGGGTCTTTGCTCTTAAAGTTTGCTAAAATCCTGGGGAAAGACAATGTACGGCTTGGTTTCTTCGGCCAAGAAATCAACATCACAACTTACAACCTGTGCAGGATCAATATGTTTCTGCATGACATTGATTATGACAAATTCAATATTGCCCTTGGGGATACATTAACAGACCCAAAGCATCGGGATAACGAACCATTTGAAGCTATTGTATCAAATCCGCCATACTCCATTAGCTGGAAAGGCGACAGTGATCCGATTTTAATTAACGATCCCCGTTTCGCGCCGGCGGGAGTATTAGCTCCCAAATCCAAAGCAGACCTTGCGTTTATTATGCATTGTCTGGCTTGGCTAGCGGCAAACGGGACAGCAGCTATTGTTTGTTTTCCCGGCGTTATGTATCGCGGCGGCGCAGAAAAGAAAATCAGGCAGTACTTGATCGACAATAACTATATCGACTGCATTATTCAGTTACCGGATAACTTATTTTATGGCACAAGCATTGCCACCTGCATTATGGTACTGAAAAAGTCTAAAAGGGATAACAGCACATTGTTTATTGATGCTTCAAAGGAATTTGTCAAGGCTACGAATAATAACAAGCTGACGCAGAAAAATATTGAGACTATCCTTAACGCATTTAAAGACAGAAAAGACATTGAGTATTTGGCTAAGCTCGTACCGAACAGTAAAATTGCTGAACAAGACTACAACCTGTCTGTTTCGACATATGTAGAAAAAGAAGACACAAGAGAAAAAATTGATATTACTGCCCTTAATGCTGAGATAAAAAGAATTGTTGCCAGAGAGCAGGTATTAAGATATGAAATAGACAAAATTATCGCAGAAATTGAGGTGGAATAA
- a CDS encoding DNA adenine methylase, whose product MPETINPLRYPGAKRSLVNYIDALLDANHLQGCTFFEPYAGSAVVGLELLQRGHIGGLVLCEKDILLYAFWECVFRDTDALCNKIQDTPITIETWQQQNQYREVVSLDQADLLDLAFAGLFFNRTNFSGILKANPIGGINQTSRYGIDCRFNKAKIIEIILRLSAYRDVIEVNCNDALQFMRTQNARFLRQNCFAYFDPPYYEKGSEIYRHYYTNQDHIALAHYVRDVHRLDWIISYDDAPFICGLYSNTGAQYQPFFLDYTCASKVRTQGQELLISNLPLPPFPARIVESC is encoded by the coding sequence GTGCCAGAAACAATAAATCCACTTCGCTATCCCGGAGCAAAAAGATCTTTGGTAAATTATATTGATGCTCTTTTGGATGCGAATCACCTTCAAGGCTGTACTTTTTTCGAGCCTTATGCAGGGAGTGCTGTGGTTGGTCTTGAATTGCTCCAGCGGGGGCATATTGGCGGCTTAGTACTCTGTGAAAAGGATATTTTGCTTTATGCATTTTGGGAGTGTGTTTTTAGAGACACAGATGCTTTATGCAATAAGATACAAGATACGCCAATTACTATTGAGACATGGCAACAACAAAATCAGTATCGAGAGGTCGTCTCTTTAGATCAAGCCGACCTTTTGGATTTGGCCTTTGCAGGATTATTTTTCAATCGAACTAATTTTTCTGGAATCCTTAAGGCTAATCCTATCGGCGGCATAAACCAAACATCTCGATACGGTATTGATTGTCGCTTTAATAAAGCAAAGATTATTGAAATCATACTTCGATTATCAGCGTACAGAGATGTGATTGAAGTAAATTGCAATGATGCGTTGCAATTTATGCGAACCCAAAACGCCCGTTTCCTACGTCAAAACTGTTTTGCCTATTTCGATCCACCGTACTACGAAAAAGGATCAGAGATTTACAGGCACTATTATACGAATCAAGACCATATAGCTCTTGCTCATTATGTCCGTGACGTACATCGCCTTGACTGGATTATCAGCTATGATGATGCACCATTTATTTGCGGATTATATAGTAATACTGGCGCTCAATATCAGCCGTTTTTCTTGGACTATACCTGCGCATCCAAAGTGCGTACACAGGGGCAAGAACTGCTTATCTCCAATTTACCATTACCACCGTTTCCTGCCCGCATTGTAGAGAGTTGTTAA